In the genome of Pseudomonas fluorescens, the window CTTCATCAGCGTGCGCTCCTGGCATTCGGTCAGGGTCAGCTTCATCGGCCGGAAGCGGCTTTCGAAGATCTGCACCTCGTGGCCGGCTTCGCGAGCCTCTTCTTCGGTCAGACCGACAGTGCCGATGTTTGGCAAGCTGAACACCGCCGTCGGGATCATCTTGTAATCCACTGGACGATACTGCTCTGGCTTGAACAGGCGCCGTGCCACCGCCATGCCTTCAGCCAGCGCCACCGGTGTCAGCTGAACACGGCCGATCACATCGCCCAGCGCCAGGATCGACGGCTCGGCGGTTTGATACAGCTCGTCGACCTCGACGAAGCCTTTCTTGTCGAGTTTGACCCCGGTGTTTTCCAGCCCCAGATTGTCCAGCATCGGACGACGACCCGTGGCGTAGAACACGCAATCGGCATCCAGTTGGCGACCATCCTTGAGCGTGACTTTCAGGCTGCCATCGGCCTGCTTCTCGATGCGCTCGATGTCCGCATTGAATTGCAGGTCCATGCCGCGCTTGGTCAACTCTTCCTGCAAATGCTTGCGCACGGAACCGTCAAAGCCGCGCAGGAACAATTCGCCGCGATACAGCAGCGTGGTCTGCGCACCGAGGCCATGGAAGATCCCGGCGAACTCAACCGCAATGTAGCCACCGCCCACCACCAACACCCGCTTGGGCAGCTCTTTGAGGAAGAGCGCCTGATTGGAACTGATGGCATGCTCGTGCCCCGGAATCTCCGGAATCTGCGGCCAGCCGCCAGTAGCGATCAGGATGTTTTTGGCGCTAAAGCGCTCGCCATTGATCTCGACCTGATGTGGGTCGACGATCTTCGCGTGACCTTCATGCAAGGTCACGCCACTGTTGACCAGCAGGTTGCGATAAATGCCATTGAGGCGATTGATCTCGCGGTCCTTGTTGGCGATCAAAGTCGGCCAGTCGAACTGTGCTTCATCCAGACCCCAGCCAAAACCGGAAGCCTGCTCGAAGTCTTCGGCGAAGTGCGCACCGTAAACCAGCAATTTTTTCGGCACGCAGCCGACGTTCACACAGGTCCCGCCCAGGTAGCGGCTCTCGGCCACGGCCACTTTCGCACCGAACCCGGCGGCAAACCGCGCAGCCCGCACACCGCCGGAACCGGCACCAATCACATAAAGGTCAAAATCGTAGGCCATTTTCAATCTCCTCGGCAG includes:
- the gorA gene encoding glutathione-disulfide reductase translates to MAYDFDLYVIGAGSGGVRAARFAAGFGAKVAVAESRYLGGTCVNVGCVPKKLLVYGAHFAEDFEQASGFGWGLDEAQFDWPTLIANKDREINRLNGIYRNLLVNSGVTLHEGHAKIVDPHQVEINGERFSAKNILIATGGWPQIPEIPGHEHAISSNQALFLKELPKRVLVVGGGYIAVEFAGIFHGLGAQTTLLYRGELFLRGFDGSVRKHLQEELTKRGMDLQFNADIERIEKQADGSLKVTLKDGRQLDADCVFYATGRRPMLDNLGLENTGVKLDKKGFVEVDELYQTAEPSILALGDVIGRVQLTPVALAEGMAVARRLFKPEQYRPVDYKMIPTAVFSLPNIGTVGLTEEEAREAGHEVQIFESRFRPMKLTLTECQERTLMKLVVDAGTDKVLGCHMVGPEAGEIVQGLAIALKAGATKRDFDETIGVHPTAAEEFVTMRSPVAG